In Aspergillus fumigatus Af293 chromosome 2, whole genome shotgun sequence, a genomic segment contains:
- a CDS encoding CAF1 family ribonuclease: MDVTAQTFPYHLPRILDDLATCCFVSMDFEFSGIATTSSNPTRKPQSLQARYEEVKNSADKYQILQVGLTICHEDTKNASYTLKPYNVNLNPIIDRRLEVERGWSMQSSAIEFLLENKFSIDSILKHGVQYLSREEEKRAIANAIERRDRVATHTLIDVKETEHESLAFLKAVRRVVDDWLALGATREEYLNIPPPTRLGVSQSSKSLPSALNRFQKRLVHQLIEVEYPSLVAISRPDFIQIIDYNEERERSVREQRVKKIQERTWKQTGFRWVAEALAGGDLTNLHSGYFIGIMASSAAVEPKYPLNEFSDKLKQRLKEHRPVLVGHNIFSDLIYFCRCFFGPLPSKVEEFQSMAHELFPVLMDTKYMATHNCGSINPRSSLSELNENLAKKAIPKISIHPQHSKYTTQKIDHEAGYDSLLTAQVFIRLSAQLREGGVEPLQQKSTKDAQDTSYLQQTYREVAPDAYAEGRLQPTSGSAQKAFEQKPRPISTESPKPPMSRVLETRFDLLEIEEAIDEVDSNIPINDRRLSLGPTDSVEVMQKAVNGELIPRLGAEFWKVYGNKLRVFGTLERVCVMGAP, from the exons ATGGATGTAACAGCTCAAACTTTCCCTTATCATCTTCCCCGGATCCTGGATGATCTGGCAACATGCTGCTTTGTATCCATGGACTTCGAATTTTCTGGGATCGCTACTACTTCTTCGAACCCAACCAGGAAACCCCAGTCCCTCCAGGCTCGCTACGAAGAAGTGAAAAACTCAGCCGATAAATATCAGATCTTACAAGTCGGGCTGACAATCTGTCACGAGGATACCAAGAATG CGTCGTATACTTTGAAACCCTACAACGTAAACTTGAACCCGATTATCGACCGGAGACTAGAGGTGGAGAGAGGCTGGTCCATGCAAAGTAGCG CTATTGAGTTCCTACTCGAGAACAAGTTCAGCATCGACTCCATTTTGAAACACGGTGTCCAATACCTGTCTCGGGAGGAAGAAAAACGAGCTATTGCCAACGCCATCGAAAGACGTGACCGCGTCGCAACACACACGTTGATCGACGTCAAAGAGACTGAGCACGAGTCGTTAGCCTTTCTAAAAGCTGTTCGCCGTGTCGTAGATGACTGGCTTGCATTGGGAGCC ACACGCGAAGAGTACCTGAACATCCCGCCGCCAACCCGCCTTGGTGTTTCTCAGTCATCCAAGTCTCTACCCTCGGCCTTGAACCGGTTTCAGAAAAGGCTTGTTCACCAGCTGATAGAGGTGGAATATCCTTCATTGGTGGCAATCAGCAGACCCGACTTCATCCAAATCATCGACTACAATGAGGAACGTGAGAGATCTGTCCGCGAGCAAAGAGTGAAGAAAATTCAGGAGCGCACCTGGAAACAAACAGGCTTTAGGTGGGTAGCTGAGGCTTTAGCCGGAGGAGATCTTACCAATCTGCATTCCGGCTACTTCATTGGTATCATGGCGAGCTCCGCTGCTGTAGAACCAAAATACCCTCTGAACGAGTTTTCAGACAAACTCAAGCAGCGATTGAAAGAGCATAGGCCTGTTCTTGTTGGCCATAACATTTTCTCAGATCTTATCTACTTTTGCCGTTGCTTCTTTGGGCCTCTTCCAAGCAAAGTGGAAGAGTTCCAGTCAATGGCGCACGAATTGTTTCCGGTTTTGATGGACACCAAATACATGGCCACACACAACTGTGGTTCCATCAATCCCAGGTCGTCACTCTCAGAGCTTAACGAAAACTTGGCGAAGAAAGCAATTCCGAAAATCA GCATACACCCGCAACATTCCAAGTATACTACTCAGAAAATTGACCATGAAGCAGGCTACGATAGCTTGCTAACCGCCCAAGTTTTTATCAGGCTGTCTGCTCAGCTCCGCGAGGGAGGGGTAGAACCACTGCAACAGAAGTCCACTAAAGATGCTCAAGACACATCGTATCTCCAGCAAACGTATCGAGAGGTTGCACCCGATGCCTATGCTGAGGGCAGATTGCAACCAACATCTGGAAGCGCACAGAAAGCTTTTGAGCAGAAGCCAAGACCAATCAGTACAGAATCTCCCAAACCGCCAATGAGCAGAGTCCTCGAAACCAGATTTGATTTACTAGAAATTGAGGAGGCCATAGATGAAGTCGACAGTAATATACCTATTAATGACCGTAGATTGTCATTGGGTCCTACCGATTCTGTGGAGGTCATGCAGAAGGCTGTCAATGGCGAGCTCATCCCTCGCCTGGGAGCGGAGTTCTGGAAAGTATACGGGAACAAGTTGCGAGTCTTTGGCACATTGGAAAGAGTTTGCGTGATGGGAGCGCCGTGA
- the pex26 gene encoding protein pex26 has translation MAEDGSYMTTSQSQLSSSTSSLSPSKFFSKTYKNARELYLTRRLPEALSALEPAITVPQAHDERYVNGDDSTPPIASAQSTWRIKVWNLYITLLSSILELGPEEGKKQFGQKKWKSISSQVRDGQIWETVVQTGYRGLEGSVDAEVVYNLATLLLHHSASQALNQQRLETYLSSYGQPSLDIAEHLRNSPPHHSHSRPNGGTDTPKDLAARVKIIELFTLHVLPRNEEWDYAREFINMSEVLDEERKDVFLQTLEGIKEEKEQGELRAAALQREKEAELERQTREEDRRRAEEAAAAERLEQKNQRRNDSKVDSGIEKSRPNGASKAKVGKPADKMSSSKSTPSGRTAFSPPASSKNVKKTDKPARSNRALANVLRNIMQYMSKTVAGNPLSIARTLLFMLGIIVALSRQNIREKIRRITGSGWQKIKGTVGMGVKVSYI, from the exons ATGGCCGAAGATGGATCGTACATGACGACGTCTCAGTCGCAACTTTCATCCTCCACCTCGTCCCTGTCTCCCTCGAAGTTCTTTTCAAAGACATATAAGAATGCTCGGGAACTCTATCTGACACGACGGTTGCCAGAGGCCTTGTCTGCTCTTGAACCTGCCATAACTGTTCCGCAAGCTCATGACGAGCGATACGTTAATGGTGACGACTCAACGCCGCCTATCGCGTCTGCTCAAAGCACTTGGAGAATCAAAGTATGGAATCTTTATATCACTCTTTTGAGTTCCATTCTCGAATTGGGGCCTGAGGAAGGGAAAAAGCAATTCGGTCAGAAGAAGTGGAAGTCCATCTCGTCCCAGGTGCGCGATGGGCAAATTTGGGAGACTGTAGTTCAGACTGGCTACAGAGGGTTGGAGGGATCTGTCGATGCAGAGGTCGTCTATAATCT AGCCACTCTCTTGTTGCACCACTCTGCTTCCCAAGCGCTAAACCAGCAACGACTCGAAACCTACCTCTCCTCATACGGCCAGCCCAGCCTGGACATCGCAGAGCATCTGCGCAATTCTCCGCCTCACCATTCCCATTCCAGACCGAACGGCGGCACTGACACTCCGAAAGATTTGGCAGCGCGGGTTAAGATCATTGAGCTCTTCACACTACACGTTCTTCCCCGTAATGAGGAATGGGACTATGCCAGAGAGTTTATCAATATGAGTGAAGTTCTGGacgaggaaagaaaagatgtCTTTCTACAGACCCTCGAGGgaatcaaggaagagaaggaacaaGGAGAACTGCGCGCAGCGGCGCTCCAGCGCGAGAAAGAAGCTGAGCTGGAGAGACAAACGCGTGAGGAAGACCGTCGACGagcggaagaagcagcagcagccgaaCGATTGGAGCAAAAGAATCAGCGACGCAATGATAGCAAGGTCGATTCTGGTATCGAAAAGAGCCGACCCAACGGCGCTTCGAAAGCCAAAGTGGGAAAGCCCGCGGACAAAATGTCTAGTAGCAAGTCAACTCCTTCAGGTCGCACTGCATTTTCGCCTCCTGCGTCGTCGAAAAATGTCAAGAAAACCGACAAGCCGGCGAGATCAAATCGAGCGTTGGCAAATGTGCTGCGCAATATTATGCAGTACATGTCAAAGACCGTGGCTGGCAATCCTCTGTCAATTGCTCGCACGCTCTTATTCATGCTAGGCATTATTGTGGCGCTAAGCAGGCAGAACATCCGCGAAAAAATTCGGAGAATCACTGGGTCGGGttggcagaagatcaagggcACTGTGGGGATGGGAGTGAAGGTGAGCTATATCTGA
- a CDS encoding cysteine-rich PDZ-binding protein — protein MVCAKCQKKLKSTELVTPGVKRKSEMYYGSPATTLGGGGGAGPGPATKSKPTLGNTGIGKSKLLSAKAKNPYAAYSSSCELCKTKTEQGRKYCQRCAYQKNACPMCGKSLAGKTAKDQPVVQGQKFNLK, from the exons ATGGTCTGCGCAAAGTGCCAAAAGAAACTCAAGTCCACGGAACTGGTCACTCCAGGCGTCAAACGCAAGAGTGAAATGTACTATGGCTCGCCGGCAACGACCCTaggcggtggtggcggaGCTGGACCTGGCCCTGCTACGAAATCGAAACCGACGTTGGGGAATACCGGTATTGGAAAG AGTAAACTGCTCAGcgccaaggccaagaatCCATATGCGGCGTACTCGTCGTCTTGTGAGTTGTGCAAGACTAAGACGGAGCAGGGGCGGAAGTATTGTCAGCGGTGTGCCTATCAGAAGAATG CTTGTCCAATGTGTGGGAAGAGTCTAGCTGGGAAAACTGCAAAGGACCAGCCCGTGGTCCAGGGGCAGAAGTTCAACTTAAAGTGA
- a CDS encoding PT repeat family protein — translation MTIMALTNGETVTISIRRPTETPAIYVAGTFSNPNWEPLELSAKPLEHKDADGKPTKTEYLFSRDVELPEGQYQYRFREGTDGPWFHDKDVKHAADDKGVVNNILTVGSSSIAAAPGAEAHAVEKETETPLENGASEKVEETAKEPGVQSTTTTEAVKDEVPEKTDDSVVVEKDLHVESEPATQEVKPKLVSEPSKPSDIHEDAETQPASNAAAEPKTNGTHSSEQISGSQPDDAVTEKVEPVEEKAADLTTTKDVKANKPEEIPSTSLEAEKPETKEVEKAEDQKLQDLEIVPATVEEKTEAAKESEVPESTLEKSQEEAAPAQTVTEEVPLVDSKPVELSSAESTKAEKAPTKMTTDEAPLAEKSSEKTVPAEPIAEEKVQATIGDEPLSRNNVEEQPKQKSVEANKAADEAVLEEPIKESAPEEIPEDSRNAVVADAPVTESSTTEKVEVTAPDAEKEPALKESAKEPIQEEIPEASEKEVAAETPVTESSTTEKVEVTALDAEKEPALEESTKEPIHEEQTIETVVTAEVTAAKEPEAQATEEPVANESINKEVEATTEEPTAGQESAKEPISNETAIRVTQADESTKELSTGFAAAEDITGKGAETHTEVSTAAEGPAKEFVNDASAVKSAPTEVTQEPTKDDSAQVVVAKEAEPQIAEEAAVEETSAANPEAPTEESTTAEEPAKEPGSEETPCQTLPAAEPSKEATAEEAAKEESTIETVSEPLEADVKEPAQDDPATETLTEDKPVTQESVAEAAPKPSEVSEPVVSEGTAKTSAVDEAESSEKPAVVTETKEPGFEEHPVTRELAKESEVEASDKKAAKSKGEAPAAPETLEAPAPETVVPEPVSESPETEAVAKEPATVESTQEPITTTGEQAKGEVAINEPTEATATEEAVPEEVSEVKGEIEEPVAAVKKSELPADEPTLCNDCSPEETTTEEAAVQKTKASDEPVEETNATEVTIKEPTATETTESAPVKEATETVKEPEAVAPVAEEPVKTAIAQEDNTEKKLAEETVSKDVTVEEPSVAEKVVPSEPATEEPVSEPQTSEATERAEPEASIQVPAQDEVADVAAIEEQQEAVAEPVTKPAAEPAAEPEPVDEPVDEPVDEPVDEPVAEPVAEPVAEPVAEPIAEPAAEPVTEPITEPVTEPVTEPAAEPAAEPEPVDEPIAEPAAEPAAEPAAEPVTEPAAEPAAEPAAEPEPVDEPAAEPAAEPAAEPEPVDEPAAEPVAEPIAEPAAEPVTEPITEPVTEPVTEPAAEPAAEPEPVDEPIAEPAAEPAAEPAAEPVTEPAAEPAAEPAAEPAAEPAAEPEPVDEPAAEPAAEPAAEPAAEPAAEPAAEPAAEPITEPVTEPVTEPVTEPAAEPAAEPAAEPAAEPVTEPAAEPAAEPVTEPAAEPAAEPAAEPAAEPAAEPEPVDEPIAEPAAEPAAEPAAGPAAEPAAEPVTEPAAEPAAEPVTEPAAEPAAEPAAEPAAEPAAEPEPVDEPAAEPAAEPAAEPEPVDEPAAEPVAEPIAEPAAEPVTEPITEPVTEPVTEPAAEPAAEPEPVDEPIAEPAAEPAAEPAAEPVTEPAAEPAAEPAAEPAAEPAAEPEPVDEPAAEPAAEPAAEPAAEPAAEPAAEPITEPVTEPVTEPVTEPAAEPAAEPAAEPAAEPVTEPAAEPAAEPVTEPAAEPAAEPAAEPAAEPAAEPEPVDEPIAEPAAEPAAEPAAEPAAEPAAEPAAEPAAEPAAEPAAEPAAEPAAEPAAEPAAEPAAEPAAEPAAEPAAEPITEPVTEPVTEPVDEPIAEPAAEPVAEPAAEPAAEPVTEPVTEPVTEPVTEPVAESVAEPVAEPAAEPTIAPATEKQSEAHEVEETTSKAKPEAVKEHSTETAVEPGVNGVVSNIGELDQPPIGGKEAAKVESEPVASKEPKAEEPAPTSNGDSSVEKDVDSSSQPAPPVQDAIPEPTVEPTKDTEEKDSIVPPELVGAGAAAAIAAGAVVAGVVSKSHKEPEVVATLKDDVNIKEQSRPNDDKQEISRLVPAPQIAESSTSKEMPTPEPESDPALVALAGDREALLRKLELPSTEQLPAEPTSSTKDNQAVKPAVHDEHVPSSIHGPSVAGESPAPTESDVGKAVAPKNNEESRSPSQNRSVTAVSLNHKRDSWLRTILRAVFGNFFGAIFSPFRRRGRTNQ, via the exons ATGACCATAATGGCTCTCACCAATGGAGAGACCGTGACTATTTCCATCCGTCGCCCAACTGAGACCCCCGCCATCTACGTTGCGGGGACCTTCTCGAATCCCAATTGGGAGCCCTTGGAGCTCAGCGCCAAACCTTTAGAGCACAAGGATGCGGACGGGAAACCCACTAAGACCGAATACCTCTTCTCCAGAGACGTTGAATTGCCCGAGGGTCAATATCAGTATCGGTTCAGGGAGGGTACCGACGGTCCGTGGTTCCACGATAAGGATGTGAAGCATG CTGCGGACGACAAAGGCGTCGTCAACAACATCCTCACTGTTGGTTCGAGTTCAATTGCTGCGGCGCCTGGTGCTGAAGCTCATGCTGTCGAGAAGGAAACCGAAACTCCTCTTGAGAATGGAGCCAgcgagaaggtcgaggaGACCGCGAAAGAGCCCGGGGTGCAAAGCACAACGACGACCGAGGCGGTGAAGGATGAAGTGCCAGAGAAGACTGATGACTCTGTGGTTGTCGAGAAAGATCTGCACGTGGAGTCGGAACCCGCAACACAGGAGGTGAAGCCGAAGCTTGTCTCCGAGCCATCCAAGCCGAGCGATATCCATGAGGACGCCGAAACACAACCTGCCTCTAACGCAGCCGCAGAACCTAAGACCAACGGCACACATTCTTCCGAGCAAATTTCTGGATCACAACCTGATGATGCTGTTACGGAGAAGGTGGAGCCAGTGGAAGAGAAGGCAGCTGATTTGACAACTACAAAAGACGTCAAGGCAAACAAGCCTGAAGAGATCCCCAGCACCTCACTTGAGGCGGAGAAGCCTGAGACAAAGGAGGTCGAGAAGGCTGAGGATCAGAAACTGCAGGATCTTGAAATCGTCCCTGCTACAGTTGAAGAAAAGACGGAAGCCGCTAAAGAATCAGAAGTGCCAGAGTCAACACTCGAAAAGTCTCAGGAAGAAGCTGCGCCCGCGCAAACAGTGACGGAGGAAGTGCCTCTTGTGGACTCTAAGCCAGTGGAGCTATCTTCAGCCGAATCGACaaaggccgagaaggccCCTACAAAGATGACCACTGATGAGGCGCCACTTGCCGAGAAATCCTCCGAGAAAACAGTGCCTGCGGAGCCTATCGCTGAAGAGAAGGTTCAAGCGACCATCGGGGATGAGCCGCTCTCCCGGAACAATGTGGAAGAACAGCCAAAACAGAAGTCTGTCGAGGCGAATAAGGCGGCCGACGAGGCCGTTCTCGAGGAACCGATCAAGGAATCCGCCCCTGAGGAGATTCCAGAAGATTCTAGGAATGCAGTTGTTGCAGACGCCCCGGTCACGGAGTCATCAACGACGGAAAAGGTCGAAGTAACAGCACCTGACGCTGAGAAGGAGCCCGCTCTTAAGGAATCTGCCAAGGAACCAatccaggaggagatccCTGAAGCTTCCGAGAAGGAAGTTGCTGCAGAGACCCCGGTCACAGAGTCATCGACGACAGAGAAGGTCGAAGTAACAGCACTTGACGCTGAGAAGGAGCCAGCTCTTGAGGAATCTACTAAGGAACCGATCCACGAGGAACAAACAATTGAGACTGTTGTTACTGCAGAAGTGACAGCCGCCAAGGAACCCGAGGCGCAGGCAACGGAGGAGCCAGTTGCTAATGAATCCATCAACAAAGAGGTCGAGGCAACAACGGAGGAGCCTACTGCTGGCCAAGAGTCGGCCAAGGAGCCTATCAGTAATGAGACGGCAATTCGTGTCACCCAGGCTGATGAATCAACAAAGGAACTATCTACCGGATTTGCAGCCGCAGAGGACATCACCGGCAAGGGGGCTGAGACACATACGGAGGTGTCTACCGCTGCGGAAGGACCTGCCAAGGAATTTGTCAACGACGCATCTGCTGTAAAATCTGCTCCAACCGAGGTGACCCAGGAACCAACTAAGGACGATTCCGCTCAAGTGGTAGTCGCGAAGGAAGCTGAGCCACAGAtagctgaagaagctgctgTTGAGGAGACATCTGCCGCAAATCCCGAAGCACCAACGGAAGAGTCCACTACTGCAGAGGAGCCCGCTAAGGAACCAGGCAGCGAGGAAACGCCGTGTCAAACTCTTCCTGCCGCGGAGCCTTCCAAGGAAGCCACAGCTGAAGAGGCTGCAAAAGAAGAGTCCACAATTGAAACAGTGTCAGAACCTCTCGAAGCAGACGTTAAGGAACCTGCTCAGGATGATCCTGCGACTGAAACTCTGACTGAGGACAAGCCGGTCACCCAGGAGTCTGTTGCTGAAGCGGCCCCCAAACCATCGGAAGTGAGCGAACCAGTAGTCTCAGAAGGTACTGCTAAAACTTCTGCGGTTGATGAGGCTGAGTCGAGCGAAAAGCCTGCGGTAGTGACCGAGACTAAAGAGCCAGGGTTTGAGGAACACCCCGTTACCCGGGAACTCGCAAAGGAGTCTGAGGTTGAGGCAAGCGACAAAAAGGCTGCTAAGTCCAAGGGCGAAGCTCCTGCTGCTCCCGAGACGCTAGAGGCACCGGCTCCTGAGACGGTCGTTCCTGAACCTGTGAGCGAATCTCCCGAAACTGAAGCTGTAGCTAAAGAGCCGGCCACGGTTGAATCGACCCAAGAACCCATCACGACCACCGGAGAGCAAGCTAAGGGAGAGGTGGCCATCAACGAGCCCACCGAAGCTACTGCTACCGAGGAAGCAGTTCCTGAGGAAGTATCTGAGGTAAAGGGAGAAATTGAAGAACCTGTTGCCGCTGTTAAGAAGTCCGAATTGCCCGCCGACGAGCCTACTCTCTGCAATGACTGCAGTCCCGAGGAGACTACAACTGAGGAAGCCGCTGTCCAGAAGACCAAGGCCAGCGACGAGCCTGTTGAAGAAACCAACGCCACTGAAGTGACTATCAAAGAGCCAACTGCGACGGAGACAACCGAATCCGCCCCGGTTAAGGAGGCAACAGAGACGGTGAAGGAACCCGAAGCGGTGGCACCGGTTGCTGAAGAACCTGTTAAAACCGCGATCGCTCAAGAGGACAATActgagaagaagctcgcTGAAGAGACAGTCTCTAAGGACGTGACAGTAGAGGAACCCTCTGTCGCTGAGAAAGTAGTTCCTTCGGAGCCCGCGACGGAGGAGCCTGTTTCAGAGCCGCAGACCAGTGAGGCGACTGAACGTGCTGAGCCGGAAGCCAGCATTCAGGTACCTGCTCAAGATGAAGTTGCCGATGTGGCAGCGATTGAAGAACAGCAGGAAGCCGTtgctgagcccgtcactaagcctgccgctgagcccgccgctgagcccgagcccgttgatgagcccgttgatgagcccgttgatgagcccgttgatgagcctgtTGCCGAGCCTGTTGCTGAGCCTGTTGCTGAGCCTGTCGCTGAGCCTATTGCTgaacctgctgctgagcccgtcactgagcccatcactgagcccgtcactgagcctgtcactgagcctgccgctgagcccgccgctgagcctgagcccgttgatgagcctattgctgagcctgctgctgagcctgctgctgagcctgccgctgagcccgtcactgagcctgccgctgagcccgccgctgagcccgccgctgagcctgagcccgttgatgagcctgccgctgagcccgccgctgagcccgccgctgagcctgagcccgttgatgagcctgccgctgagcctgtCGCTGAGCCTATTGCTgaacctgctgctgagcccgtcactgagcccatcactgagcccgtcactgagcctgtcactgagcctgccgctgagcccgccgctgagcctgagcccgttgatgagcctattgctgagcctgctgctgagcctgctgctgagcctgccgctgagcccgtcactgagcctgccgctgagcccgccgctgagcccgccgctgagcccgccgctgagcccgccgctgagcctgagcccgttgatgagcctgccgctgagcctgctgctgagcctgctgctgagcctgctgctgagcctgctgctgagcctgctgctgagcctgctgctgagcccatcactgagcccgtcactgagcctgtcactgagcctgtcactgagcctgctgctgagcctgctgctgagcctgctgctgagcctgccgctgagcccgtcactgagcctgctgctgagcctgccgctgagcccgtcactgagcctgccgctgagcccgccgctgagcccgccgctgagcccgccgctgagcccgccgctgagcctgagcccgttgatgagcctattgctgagcctgctgctgagcctgctgctgagcctgctgctgggcctgccgctgagcctgccgctgagcccgtcactgagcctgctgctgagcctgccgctgagcccgtcactgagcctgccgctgagcccgccgctgagcccgccgctgagcccgccgctgagcccgccgctgagcctgagcccgttgatgagcctgccgctgagcccgccgctgagcccgccgctgagcctgagcccgttgatgagcctgccgctgagcctgtCGCTGAGCCTATTGCTgaacctgctgctgagcccgtcactgagcccatcactgagcccgtcactgagcctgtcactgagcctgccgctgagcccgccgctgagcctgagcccgttgatgagcctattgctgagcctgctgctgagcctgctgctgagcctgccgctgagcccgtcactgagcctgccgctgagcccgccgctgagcccgccgctgagcccgccgctgagcccgccgctgagcctgagcccgttgatgagcctgccgctgagcctgctgctgagcctgctgctgagcctgctgctgagcctgctgctgagcctgctgctgagcccatcactgagcccgtcactgagcctgtcactgagcctgtcactgagcctgctgctgagcctgctgctgagcctgctgctgagcctgccgctgagcccgtcactgagcctgctgctgagcctgccgctgagcccgtcactgagcctgccgctgagcccgccgctgagcccgccgctgagcccgccgctgagcccgccgctgagcctgagcccgttgatgagcctattgctgagcctgctgctgagcctgctgctgagcctgctgctgagcctgctgctgagcctgctgctgagcctgctgctgagcctgctgctgagcctgctgctgagcctgctgctgagcctgctgctgagcctgctgctgagcctgctgctgagcctgctgctgagcctgctgctgagcctgctgctgagcctgctgctgagcctgctgctgagcccatcactgagcccgtcactgagcctgtcactgagcccgttgatgagcctattgctgagcctgctgctgagcctgttgctgagcctgctgctgagcctgctgctgagcctgtcactgagcccgtcactgagcctgtcactgagcctgtcactgagcctgtTGCTGAGTCTGTCGCTGAACctgttgctgagcctgctgcagaGCCGACCATCGCACCCGCGACTGAAAAGCAAAGCGAGGCTCACGAGGTTGAAGAGACTACCAGCAAAGCGAAGCCTGAGGCCGTCAAGGAACATTCTACTGAGACAGCAGTAGAACCTGGGGTCAATGGCGTGGTCAGCAATATTGGAGAGCTAGACCAACCTCCAATTGGTGGAAAGGAGGCCGCTAAGGTTGAATCCGAACCAGTAGCCTCCAAGGAACCCAAGGCCGAAGAGCCGGCCCCTACTTCTAATGGTGACTCTTCGGTTGAGAAAGACGTCGATTCTTCCTCTCAGCCTGCCCCTCCAGTTCAGGATGCCATCCCCGAGCCCACCGTGGAGCCCACCAAGGAcacagaagagaaagactCGATTGTGCCTCCTGAGCTCGTTGGAGCTGGTGCTGCAGCTGCCATCGCTGCcggtgctgttgttgctggagtCGTCTCCAAGTCTCACAAAGAGCCTGAAGTCGTTGCTACACTTAAGGACGATGTGAACATTAAGGAACAATCTCGGCCTAATGACGACAAGCAGGAAATTTCCCGCCTCGTACCTGCACCCCAGATCGCCGAATCCTCCACTTCGAAGGAGATGCCCACGCCCGAACCTGAAAGTGATCCTGCTCTCGTAGCACTTGCTGGCGACCGCGAAGCTTTGCTCCGAAAGCTGGAATTGCCATCCACAGAACAATTGCCTGCGGAACCTACTTCCTCCACTAAGGATAACCAGGCTGTGAAGCCAGCCGTTCACGACGAGCACGTCCCTTCGTCTATCCATGGCCCCTCCGTCGCGGGCGAGTCTCCTGCCCCTACCGAGAGCGATGTGGGCAAGGCAGTTGCTCCCAAGAATAACGAGGAGTCTCGTTCTCCCAGTCAAAATCGGTCAGTCACTGCTGTTTCCTTGAACCATAAGCGAGACAGCTGGTTGAGGACTATTTTGCGTGCCGTCTTCGGCAATTTCTTCGGCGCCATCTTCTCGCCCTTCCGCCGTCGTGGAAGGACGAACCAGTAG
- a CDS encoding mitochondrial 54S ribosomal protein mL46 yields the protein MSSGPNGARRIASVLRPSIVDSRVCRSCQETLVRRNYASTAAPSSASETVSTPASTFPVVKPTHIIKAGVALSRPPQITRDLTPFEKAYFFYQKRLNERLALPFTKYFYFKRGTPADEDWKRKIRERQTPARDIGKYNAYSKEAWNDELLVGAVESEPEHQIEMLVRDAESTANATSQDTSKKEEIPRPFPRVTEADQKNDQRSLNRALQRTLYLLVQTKEGYWKLPSSPVETGESLRVAAERTLEQSAGVNMNTWMVGYHPVGHHVYNFRHPKTDPATGQQWLGEKTFFIKGRIMAGQADLSANVQGLQDFKWLAKEEIAKFVLPQYYSNIKNMLAER from the exons ATGTCTTCAGGACCCAATGGCGCCAGGCGCATAGCGTCTGTGTTGA GGCCTTCAATAGTCGACTCTCGTGTCTGCAGAAGCTGTCAAGAGACACTCGTTCGCCGCAATTATGCCTCCACGGCTGCGCCTAGTTCAGCTTCAGAAACTGTTTCAACTCCTGCCTCAACATTTCCCGTCGTCAAACCTACACACATCATCAAGGCCGGCGTGGCCCTATCGCGTCCTCCGCAAATCACCCGTGATCTCACACCATTCGAAAAGGCGTACTTTTTTTACCAGAAACGGCTGAACGAGCGACTGGCACTCCCATTTACAAAATATTTCTATTTCAAGCGAGGTACTCCAGCTGACGAGGACTGGAAGCGTAAGATTCGGGAGCGTCAGACGCCGGCACGCGACATCGGCAAATATAACGCGTACTCGAAGGAAGCATGGAATGACGAATTGCTCGTGGGAGCCGTTGAGTCCGAACCAGAGCATCAGATTGAGATGCTTGTGCGGGATGCAGAGAGTACTGCCAATGCCACTTCTCAAGATAcgagcaagaaggaggagattccCAGACCCTTCCCCCGAGTGACGGAGGCGGACCAGAAGAATGACCAGAGGAGCTTGAACCGGGCTCTGCAGAGAACCCTCTATCTTCTTGTCCAGACCAAGGAGGGATACTGGAAACTCCCTAGTTCGCCGGTCGAGACAGGGGAGTCCCTTCGCGTG GCCGCTGAACGTACCCTGGAACAATCTGCTGGTGTGAACATGAACACCTGGATGGTTGGCTATCACCCTGTTGGCCACCACGTCTACAACTTCCGACACCCCAAGACCGACCCCGCAACTGGCCAACAATGGCTCGGCGAGAAGACATTCTTCATAAAGGGTCGTATCATGGCTGGACAGGCTGACCTGTCCGCCAACGTACAGGGTCTGCAGGACTTCAAGTGGCTGGCTaaggaggagattgccaaATTCGTGCTCCCCCAGTACTACAGCAACATCAAGAACATGCTGGCTGAGCGGTAA